The Engystomops pustulosus chromosome 3, aEngPut4.maternal, whole genome shotgun sequence region tgctgaaaaaacgattataacattcaggaccttgggaaagctgggccaggctggctgacataaacacattacacacgggtgcttgtaattacaaatggaggttagtcaagacatgactaatcaacctgagctggatcactcatacacagcagcagggggatggtgcagcaattgattattctgccttcaggcacaaccccgacagagcttcattatcataataggACTAGTAGGATTGTTGGATCTATATGTCATTTCCATTTGTATGTGTTCCATTCTATATGTTGTTTTAATACTTTCTCTGTTTTGCATGTGAGTTGTTTCCATCACCCTAGTCACGTGTCTTGATGGGAGGTTCTGATCGTCATGTGACTCGGGGCGGAATATTTTAAATAGTGTATGTTTGATACAAAGTGTAGACCATGAATAAGGCATGattcccgaaacgcgtaggtcctttGTTGTTCTCTTTGGATACATGCTCTACTTTTATTTATCGTGttacaataaagaagattttattaAGCTATGCTTTCGTAATGTGCGGACAAGTGCCGAGATTATTcactctccatgttcctgtgatGTAACCTTACCTCTGTATGGATCTATGAGCACCTGCATGCAATTGAAGGCTGCAGCGACTAGAAGGGCGAGCTGGACATGCAcataatgcagcggtttttctcattatcataattttatatctgttttatcagcaaaaccactctgcaCAGGAATTAacaaagatatgatcctgcatcagtgtagctacagcattctcaaggtatgtttagttcatactgcagcaaatcaaatggtaggtttccccaAATATTTCTAGTTGACATTGTACTGTATTTTCTACAACATAATGTATTGTAATCAGATGGTTGAGCTATATAAGGAACATGTCAGTCCTCTAAACTGACTTTTAAGGGGTGTCCCCCCttctttgtataataaaaagtttccaatatactttctgtatcaattcctcctgttattctatagaaagcttgtatgtttacttcctgtggatagaaatctgactatggtcatgtgatgtcacacaggtgcataagcAGTTATAACACATAGATTTTATAACTCTCTGTGCTGTAacaagccgggcacctgtgtgacatcacatgatcatggtcagatttctatccacaggaagtaaacatacaaGCTTTCtgtaaaaggacagcaagcacaGATGAAGAAAAtcataaagaattgatacagaaagtacattagaAACGTTTCATCATATGAACAATAACATTTAATTATTGAAattggaattcccctttaattaCATTATTTATGCTTTGAGCTTATTATCCAACCAATTTACATAATTAGACACTTtagtatacacaccatatacttgTTTGCTCCCACACTCTTCAGGTCCTCCCCATGACACCAGCCCTTGTGCCACCCATCTTTTGGATTCTGGATCTTGAATTATAAAGGCCCCCCCACTATCTCCTAGGCAGGTGTCCTTCCCACCTTCATAATAACCTGCACAAAACATATTCTCTGTGACACTGTAATTCCCAGAGCGAGACTCATAGCTCTCCTTACATTCTGCATGAAGTACTACTGGAAGCTTTACGTACTGGAGCACATCAGACGATGTTCTCATGCCAGAACTTATGACTTCATCTATAGTATTATTGGGGTTAGAGATACCCCATCCAGCTACAAGACCAAGAGTGTTGGGCTGAGGACCATCTAACTCGTGATCCAGCTCTGGTAGACATATTGGCATTATAAACTGGTTCATTACAACCTTTTCTTTCAATTTTACTAGTGCAATATCATGGTTGTAAGTCTGTGGGTCAAAGGACTCATGAAGTATTATCTTCTCTATTGTTCTAGTAATAGCATCATCTTTGTTTTTCACATCATGTAGCCCCAAATAGATAGTGACATGGTCCTTCGAAACAGGAATTACAGTGTTATCACGTCGCTGAGATTTCAAGACATGAGCCGCGGTTAGCACCCAGTAATCTGACAGCAATGCTCCACTGCCAAACCACTTGTTTTCAGGAACACGTGACATATCTTCAACCACAACAAGAACCTGCCAAGGAAAAAATCCAGGTTCTGCATTGCGCCCACCAATGATACGTTTTACTATTCCAGGGAGTGGCTCTGAAGGCCTTCCACACACTGTCAAGACAAAAACAGAGAGTAGATTTACAATGATTTGTTAGCATTGTATAGCCAAGCGTGTCTAATGTATTCCCAAGTAGATTATGCCAGCTGTGCCCTGCTATTTTGTGAACTTTGTGTTTGATAAAAATCTGTCTACGTCCCTCTAAATAGTATGTATTTGGTTTGCTCAGAGCCAGAGAGAAACAGCTCCcggtaaaaataaattaaaatatcttGAAAATTATGAAAACTGCCTTCTCAGTGTCACCTATAGATGTCCTTGTAAGGCAACATCTTTCTTTTTTCATTCATATTGATAAGTAATCTATCCAGTACCCTCTAGTCTAGACAGATGAGGGGTTGATCGGGCAGCATCATTGGGATTGCACATTAGCAGCTAAAGTCCTGGAGTCCTGACTTATTTGGAAAGGTCCAAGTCACCATGAGTATTACATCTGTGGCCCAAAGAGGTTTGTATTGGCCAATTTAAAGGCAATCTATAagccagtttaaaggggttgtccactttcagcaaatatttgatattgtttgtataaggaaaagttatacaattttcctatatatctctgcttgctgttattctatggaaagcttctatgtttactttctctGGATAGAAACTGTCCATGGTCATGGTCTGAACGCcctccttcagtgcagaaatttgtgtcgcacgaataatagtgcagccgcaacacagtagggtaacatgcaaagtctgacagaaaactggtgcaagaccattagtaaatgtgccccattgttttagaaAACATATAAAGGATTTTGTTTTGTTCTGGCATAATCCACCATCAATGATGTATCATCCCAAGGTTTGATACATCATTGCACATTTGAAAACTTGAGTACCTGCCTTTGATAATATTATCCATTCCATGCATGACCTTGATTTTTAGTGACATGCCACACAGTACCGGAAAAATAGCAACAGCAGCATACAAAGGATAATCTGTAGTATCCATGGGTGAACCGAAACTCAAAATGAGGTGAGGTGGATCCTCATTCATGCGTTCATTGTGCAGATCCACTTCCTTTTTCACAAGAGTGAAGTGATAGAAAGGTGTGATAACAGAATGATATTGGAAAGAAAGTGAAATATGGCAGAACTGGTTTATCAatagaaaacaaaatgaaaatgaaGAGCAGCATGCTATAACCAAGCAATAAATGCTGGAGTCTACATCTCAACCACAACTATGTTCCAAAATTCTTGGCCGCAAGATCACGTATAAACAGCAACCCCTATGGAAACAGGAGTGCCTGGAAAATCTGGTCTTGTAGCTGTCTGTGGCAGAAGCATGTGTGTCTGTCTGTCAGAAGTCACCAGACGCTTTGCTATTGTACATTACCAAAGGTTTACAATAAAAGAATTTAGCAACATTGGTAGCAATATTAATAAATTAAATCTGCTAGATGAATTTAGTCTCATGTATTTGGAAAGATAAGCACTTTGTTCTTTATATTGTATACGTTTATTAGGGGTGTAGAACAGAGGGCAAAAATATTTACCCTGATTGTAATTACACGCACCTATTGTAATTTGTTGCAGCCATGTTTTGTGTTATGTAACAAAGCGAAATAATATATAAACATGTAACATCCCCGTAGTCACTTAGTATCAACTATTACAGATAACTCTTCTAGAGTGAAGGGCTTTTCTATTAACTTAATTTTTACATACTTACCGTAACATTATTGACCAGtgagaaattaaaaaaatgtaaaaaactgttttggagttaaattttttttcaaaggaaAGCATGCAGAGAGTTAAAGCTCATGCACATAACAAAAGCTGTACAAAAGGCCACACAATTCAAGGCCTAAAGCATGCAAACAATGAATGGCACTCATTACACATTGAGAACCAGGTGAGGTCTGAATAGCAGTTCAAAGACGATGAAAATGGAATGAATGAGGAATATGATGCATCATAAAGGAATCTCTAGGAAAAATCAACCATTCATGTTCTATAGCAACACTTGGAAATGAGCTATTAGTTACTTTATAGAATTGTTTGATTGAGTGTTCACTACTTACCTGGCTCACAGACTGGAAACCTTTTCCCCATTTCAGAATTTGTCCACACTCCATTTTCATCACACATGTATCCAGCTACATGACAAAACAAACTTCATTAGAAAAATATTTCTaactacattaaccccttattaTGATGCCAGTTTTGTGCCCCCTTTGTCTGGGGTTTTTTCACCAATGGCTTCTACAAGCTATAATTGTTTATGCTGTCTTATTTCTCTCAGACAAATTATGGTTTGTAAAAACACAATGATGCGATCAGAGGGACACTTCACCTTCTAAAGCCACTTATACACCATGGTTCGGAACTTTTCTTATCCTGGGTGCTAGAGCAGGTGCTCGCGTGTGATACCATAGCAAAGCACTGACTACCCCAGGGCATGATATCCTAAAATCTTCTTCTGAAATACTGCCGTAGAATGCGGCATATCAAAAGAAGTAAAGGGGCTTTCTTGGGAAACATAAACACACTTTTAAATTAAACTCCCTATTACATGTAATTTACTATTATATGCTCAGTTTCCCTTTCTTCAGtatagtccatggtcatgtgatgcagaAGGGAGCACTGTACCACTTGTAAAATATTATAATCTTACATCTAGTGACCACAGACAGGAACAGAGCTGTTCACTGCACaggaaaaatatagagcatgttctcTCTTTTTCTGTATGTAGGGCCGGGCACCATGCCACTTTATGGAGAGGGGCCTCCTCTCTCTAGCGAGTGGCTGTCTGATCTCCCGGgccatgtgaaagaggccttaatgTGATATTTTGAGATATTTTATGAATAAAATTTACATTACTCTATTTCTTCATGGTAGTACCTACTTAACATCTTTATTTATTTCTCTTATGTCATTGGTTTGTAGTACCCAGTCTTTGCTTTGATCACATCAGATCCATTTGTGATTATTAGGGGAGCTCCTCTACAACTTAATGCTTTTAAGTCTATTTCTATGAatagatggatgtagcagagatgtgttTCAATGGATTTTGAAGGGCTGTGTGTGTAGCTTTGTTGTATGTGTGACCACAGGTACAGCAACGAGAAACCACAATGAAAATTTTGGTTAGTGtacaatatatttttccttttttgatgaCTAAATCTTCTTCTTTTTAGTAAGGAGCTCCTGGGTGGTCCCACTCGTGACCACATCTCCATCCCCAGCAGCCTTGCTGTACCAGGTGCTGGCGCCTTAAAGACGATGCCCTGTGTTTCTGTACAGTGTGGCTGCCAGCAGGAGGAGGAAGATGGCAGATAGAAAGTCATGAAGATGACTTAGAAGGCCCTTctcggtataaaatttggtgtgcTATCTGGGTcatcatgggccccctagaagtcttGATTACCGCCctgaccacctatattataatccactactggtgacAGTGCATGTTCCCTCTCTGACACATATGCCATGGATTTGCAGCACTGCTCTAATGCAATGAAGGAGAGATTAAACACTAAAACCCTGACTCTAAATGTTTAAAGTATGACAAACATCATAAAGAAAAGAAATCTCTGTCAAGCAATCAAAGATTGGGCCACACatcaaaaatacaaaatacaccatataagaaaaaaaaggtaCATTACTAAAAGCCATGAGTGGATGAGGATACATTCTTTTCCTTATATGGTATTATAAGTATGACAAACACCAACACATACTATCTGCAAAAATGCTTCATTTCTTCATGGTGAACAgatatttttacctattataagTTTTGATACGTCTATTTTATTATAAAGTATACAATACAGGTGCATACATACCGGTAATATTTGGGTTCATTGAGTAGTATGGTTCTTGGCAAAAGTATGTTACAGTGGATTGATAAGTAGTAATATTTTCTGGTGTAGGGTAAATCACATATCCATTCTCCAGCTCTTTTGGCGAATTACAGTCAACAACTAGAAGAAAAatagcttttttaattttttttccttcaacGCTGTAACTAGTAACCTAGTTCTTATCAATCCCATATGGTCCTTTGATCACAACTGATTTATTTAAGACATTTATTTAAATACCAACTACATGAAGGCAACCTGGTGTTAACTAAAAACTACTGACAAGATTTTGTTAAAAAAGTGTGATGCACTGTATTCTACTGCTTgttcataaaatacaaataacaaaaaagtgaAGGTTCTATTTGTATAATGTAATTGATTTTACTTTGCTATAAAACATGTATAAGACATCTACAGACCTTTCTGTAGGTAACCAAGGTTTTCCAAGGCTTTTTAAAATATTGGTGACATTTTCTTGGATAGCTCACCAATACCAGATAATTGCTATTGAAAGACCCTACTGGTCATTTACTGTGGCTACTTAATCTGTACAGTATAAAGAACCAGACATATCTGCATAGTAAAAGGTTCATTTAATGGAAGTTGAGTGGCACTCCCCCAGCACGCCACTACATATTGCATTAGCTTTGTGCTCTCTGGTGGAAGCAGTAgctaaagtgtgtgtgtgtgtcgtggCGTACCTAGTGTTGaaatcccgcccccccccccatatttttaTGGACTTACCTGTAAGACAAGTATCTTGTCTTCAAATAATAGTTTTCACAACTATCTTGAATGTTTACTTTAATTCTATTTTCATTACCCTCATATTTTACATGACTGCAATAGTGTTTTGATTACCTTGATAAACTTTTTTAACCTGTATTGTATTTCTCTAGATTTTTCTCTGCGTTTTTATGAGATTTCTTTTTCCTCTCCAAgggcatactggggcacatttagtaagaacTGGgcaccgcacttttgtcggactgtgcatgtccttctaggctaaaacggcttgcacaggtatttaagaagtgtctgcgccgctattgtgtcgcacgcaaccattttgtggtgcagctgcgctagccTTCATGTGACACAGATTCAGAGGCCGTGCCATTGGttggtccaactgattcggaccaagtgtcgtatttaacttgcaaattatgTCACacgccatatgttaaaggtgcaccacaaaaaagatggtgatctCTGTTGGgcaagtgcagggaagcgacaaattcatgatttctggtgcacgatcttagtgaatcgccgcatcctgcattatactgtaCACGGAAATAGaagttttagtgcagtttccgactAAGTAAAAGTGCCTCACTGATTTAGATTGTGAGTCATACTGGGGACAAAAATGAAAGCTCTGGTACAGATTATCAATGTATAAAAGTTAAACAGTGCAAATTTGAcatatgcaaatgtgttttccaaGGTGGAAAGTGGAAAACAATGGAAAACAACcttaaaaggcagcccccttgaaAGGCAGAGCTCCCCAGCAGCAGGCGGCATGTCGGTAGCTTACTACTGCGCTTGTGCATAGCACAAATAATGCCTGAGACTTCACAAATGATGCCGGAAGGGTATCCTagtttttaagagaaaaaaacacaatggaccctacaaaaacacatgcattgaaGAATaagaataaaacacaaaacagCATTGTTTTTATTTGATCTATATAGCGCTTTGACAAGATGTCTAGTCTGTTTATTATGCACGTCCTCGACACATCCCTCTCTCAGCACGATGTCTCTCTCTCCAATGGTCCcatgggtgtgcataattagcagcctggacaTCTTGTCACCGCACTCCGCGCTGCTAATAATAAGTTTCACTTCTAGGTGATTCTGACGTGTCGGAGTGAAGAGGAGCGCAGGTAAGTATCCTTAGATAGATAtccttgatttcctttaaccccttgacaTAATTGTCATAAGGTGCGAGAGAAATCGGGTCTCAAACTTTGTGTAGCTTTCATCATCTAatccaatgatgtctgaattagcTCTCCTGCTTTCAACTTTATTGAACTTTATTTCCTATATTAAGGAGGTTGATACAATTGCGCCCAAAATTGTAAACCTCACTGAGTGGTTGTGAGAAATTTAAGATCATATAATACTCCACACCGTTCAGTTTTTACTCTACTTGCGTAGGCGTGAAGCCGATTTGTGTTTAATAATCCGGAGCTACTGAACCGCTGGTTCCTTctaatgataggtttcctttgtaTAAAGGGTACAAGGAGAGTCTACCAAGGTTAAGACTCTCCTTGTACCCTTTATACAAAGGAAATTACTACACCTGGCCTGGTTAACTTTGGGAGGAGTGGAGCACGCCCTTGGAGAAGCGCTATCATTAAAAGGAATGAGCAGTTCCGGAGCTCCGGATTATtaaacacacattgggggtcatttactaagggcccgattcgcattttcccgacgtgttacccgaatatttaccgatttcccctgaattgccccgggattttggcgcacgtgatcggattgtggcgcatcggccttggcatgcacgcgatggaaatcgggggacatggccgtacgaaaaccctacggattcggaaaaaccaccgcatttaaaaaaaaaaaaagtgtcgcagagcttgcacttaccttcactaggaatagtgGATTGGATACTGTTGGTTAACAGGGACGGGGATTGGATATTGTGGGTAGGTTGCAGGGGATGATGGTTGAAACTTTCCCTgatatcatttattttttttataaaaagggtGAGGCAAATTCATCAGCTGAAATGAGAGAGGTTGGGGAGGGTGCAAGAGGACGAAGAAGGGAATTAAAGGTATAAAATAGTTGTTCGGGGGTGTCagataaagaaaatataaaattaatgaaGTAATCCTGTTTAGCAGATGCAAGAGCAGATTTGTAGGTGAACAACGCCTGCTTGAAAGACAGAATGTCTTCCTTTGAGAGGGATTTCTTCCAACGCCGTTCAGCACTCCTGGCACTCTGCCTCAGATATTTTTTGAGGTCATTGTGCCAGGGTTGCCGGTTAGGTTGTCTAGATGTATTGAGAGTCAAGGGGGCTACAGAGTCCAGGGCTATAGAAATTGTGGTGTTGTAGAAGGTAGCAGCAGTTTCTATCTCCTTGAATGAGGAGATTGGATAGAGAACTGAGGCGGGTGAAGATGAGGTCAAGCGTGTGGCCCTCTTTGTGAGTGGCTGTGGTGGACCACTATGAGAGGCCGAATGAGGTGGTAAGCGAGAGGAGTTTAGAGGTAGTAGAATGAGCTATAGCAATGGGAATGTTAAAGTCCCCCATGGTGATAGAAGGGATGTCAGAGGAGAGAAAGTAAAGAAGTCAGGtataaaagtgatcaacaaaaacaGTGGCAGGACCAGGGGATCGGTAGATGACAGCCACTTGGAAGTTAGAGGGAGTATAGATGCGGATGGAGTGGACTTCGTAAGAGGGAAAGGTGAGAGAGGGTAGAGGTGGGATTGGGCTGAAGGAGCAGTTTTCAGACAGgaggcatgtgacacaatttgcatgttaaatacggtgCTCAATGCGACTTTTTTTGcgtggaggccagcgcagctgtgccacaaaagggtcacgtgtgacacaataggggcacagacacttcttaaatacctgtgcagacAGTTTTCCCTTACAGGAACGTGAACAGTCTGATAGAAGTGCagggcaaagcccttagtaaatgtcccccattgtgttacacatattacaatggtcagatactgggactgacaTCTCTGCAatagtgggggctagaaagataTTTCAAAGTGCCCCTCAATCTGTGTGGCAGCTCCTACAGAATGGTAGGATAATCTTCACAtgagtgaggtggtgaaaggtcctctttaagaataaGTTCTAGCAAACTCTGCTTAAGGTCATGATAGTAACATTTTAGGTTTCCTTCAAAATAAATATGCCCTCTTTATTCAATACCGACAAAATTTAAATGCATATGATAAGATATTTtgtagtcatatacagtgtctaattttattcataataaaataaacagtaGAAGGATCTGTAAACCATGTAGATGATAAATAAAAGAGAACAATAATATTATCAATAATTAACATTGTGTAACATAACATGTTTGAATATTTCCAAGTACATGGATTATATTCAGGAGTGATATTTCTGTCACCATGCCCAGATATAAGTGTTTAGCTCTTTATCGGAAGGAATGCTCTTTGAATATTAAAGCCACGGCTAAGCATATGCAAATTATATTTTAGTAGAGCGGGGAAGTCAGCAGACAGGCTTTTCAGTCTATGTAATAATAATTGTTTCCTCTGGCAAATGTGCTTTGAGTAGTTAATGAGAACAACAGGCTGAAGTGGAAGAAAGAGCTGCCTGCTTATTGTAAGCAGTGACTCCAGCCGGAGACCTCCAGTAGAATGCTGCGCTTTTCACACTCTGATCTGTCTTGTGCGATTAATATATGAAGTAAACAAAGTGTTCTTTAACATTGGGACAAATGACAACAGGCCCATGGCGGCTTGTTCTCATTCCAGTCTTCAGCTCATCCTGACATCCTTCTCTGTGGTTTCGTGAAAACCAGGAAAACAACAAAGAGGTAAAGGGATTGAAGAAGGagacaaaaaagaaaagaggAAAGGGAGATTAGTATTCATGCAAATAAGTCTCATGCAGAAAACCAGCCACCAGGGTTTAGATATGATGATCCTTCTTAGGGAAGAAATTAATGGATTCCTTTATACATAGGAAGAAAAAGGAATGTTGCATTGAGTAATGCAATGGGGTAGAAAAGAAAAGGCCGTTCCAATCAATTACTGTAGAATCCTTTTATGTGGTAAGGTAAGAGAATTATGCATGCTACCATACATGAAGGGTGAACATTGAAGCAATAGCAATATGagcaattctgttggacactttttttttaaaagaaactcTTACATGTCCTTGCGGGTAGCACTTTGTGTCTTGTGgtttaataaatataattaaaaaggaATGCACTTGATCTTAAATGACGCTTAAAGACCTATAGAAATTAGCAAACATTTCTTGCCATTAAAAGTTGCGCTTTGCTGAAGAATCTGCAATAGTGCGGAACAACCCTCACAATGAGAAATAATGATGTGTTCTGGAGATATGTGCTGGTTCTATATCAGATAATGGCATGTTTCTTACTTTGACATCTTGGAACCTCATTACTCCATGTTCCATCTTTCCTGCACTCAATCTGGAGACTTTCTATTTCCATGCTGTCCTAGTAAacgaaaaaaaaccccaaaaaactttCATTCTATTGGTTGAAAAGTTTTCACTGGTAGTTCAACAATAGTTTTTTTAAGGGATACATTTTACAGTTTCCAAAGAAAAGGAATCTGCAATACAAGATGAATAACTAaaagtatattattttatttattttgcccAGAATGAAAAGTAAAACTGCATTAACAATTTTGTAGGGTTACGACTTAAAAACTCCCAGGATTCCATACACAGATGTTGCTCTGGCAATTGACATTATAGAAAATGTCAAAATGAGTTTTCCACTGTATTCAGAATTCATCGTTAAACATTTTATAGTATTTAACTTTATCCAATAATAactgcagaattgtgaatgcagctctggactttaaaggaaatctacaacttgGAAACAGGCATTATTAGTCAAACATACCTTTCGACAGGTGTTGTAAAGCTTCAGGTCTTGTAAAGGTCAGTAAATAagcaattttggtgcaaaaacttttttttataattattctaatgagtgaCAGGGTGCTCAGCTATAAGCTATTACCATAATTGTCCCCGCCCTCTCTTTCACCCTTCCGAGAGCTGGGgacatcaccaagctctcgggAAATCTCATACCGTAGCAGTGCACATCACTGAAAAGCAGGCGGCTATGCTCACCAAAGCTCTTAGGAGGGAGAAGGGAGGGCATATGGTTaacttttatgttttgttttatacactgtatagcatagacatgttatttatgttctatgggtaAGTACAACTATGATAATTATtccatttatattgtgtttttatgTGCAAATAATTTTgaataataaaaacacatttggagagaaaaatctgtTATTTTCACAttgcctttttaattttttgttgattgagctctattaggtcttattttttgcgtgatgagttgtgtaaatgtgactttttgatcactttttttgcacttttttttaaaattattttactgtCCCATTCTGGGACTTCAACAAGCcattatctgattgcttgttcaaagtAATAAACTAGTAGTACTTGTTGCTGTTGTAGTAGATGCACAGGCTGACTCGCACACTGATAGATCCTGTCTCTGACAGGTTAACGGTTAAGCAGCTGGGATCACGACTATCTCATTCAGCTGAACACCTGCACTGCTGTTGTGGATGAAAATATACGTCCAGGGTTGGGAATTTCATGCCTACCTGGATTTACATTTTTGTCCtaggtccctaaggggttaagctgCCTTCAATTAATGCATACTATCCTTTCTAGGTAAATAATTTGtctttcaagatttaaagggaatctgtcactttGGATATGCCCCATAAATCGCCTCCAGTACCTTATTCTTGTACTTCAAattgctgtttttattttttctatacaTTTCACTGTTGTTTAAAAAGCACTTTAATTCAAGCAGGTCAGGGAAGTCAACCATGCAGTCATCTCTCTACACCTCATCAAGGCCACTAGATCTCCTAACACCAACCTTCAGCCCCGACGTTCCCTGTGGCTATGTCCTGCACATTGCCTATGAGCCCTGGCTGCTTGGGAGAGTGTGATGTAGGAGCTGAGGGACAGAGGTAAGAGACTGAGTGGGTTTGACCTTTTTAGCACTGAGAGAggagaaataaaaaagatttttttcagtAATGGTGTAatgtataaaagaaataaaagcaGCAATTGGACACATCTTAAGGAAAGAATAAGGTATTGTTGACAATTTCTAGGACTagaaataatacataataataatgatacaaGATGTACAGGGAGATAGATCATCCACATGTTGCCCTTTCATCAGTGACACTGTCACAAACTGCACACAGTACCTTTTAAATGTCTTTATTTATCATAAGATTAGAGCCAACAATCTTCTAAAAAAGCCTTTTACAGATAATTTCTGTTTCCAAAGATCCAGTCATAGAGGCAGGGAAAGCTGTACAGTACAGATACCTCCCTCCCAACTGCTACTGATAACATGACCCCTCTCAAGAATGAGAAGTGGGGAATCAGGGAGTTGTAAGAGACATTTGCTGTGTGTGATTCACTGAAGAGAAATAAGAtctctcattccccctccctcaggaattcttttTAGTGAGTTACACACTGTCAGCATCTTTCTTACCTCCTTCATtttacccctccctcagg contains the following coding sequences:
- the MASP1 gene encoding mannan-binding lectin serine protease 1 isoform X1; translated protein: MRFFLLVTPFLWMLCEADVIVLKEMFGEIRTPNFPESYPSETEVAWNITVPEGFRIKLYFIHFDLEPSYLCEYDYAKVETDEQILSVFCGRESTDTEQSPGQQVIVSPGNFLSLTFRSDFSNEERYTGFDAHYSAVDIDECSERNDEDMVCDHHCHNYIGGFYCSCRFGYLLHTDNRTCKVECSDNLYTQRSGIISSADFPSPYPKSSDCLYRIELEEGFVINLQFDDNFDIEDHPEVSCPYDYLKIKAGRKEFGPICGEKSPGRIETGSNSVQILFHSDNSGENGGWRLSYTVTGVSCAGLQPPINGKIEPSQLEYTFKDQAVITCNPGYRIIKDSMEIESLQIECRKDGTWSNEVPRCQIVDCNSPKELENGYVIYPTPENITTYQSTVTYFCQEPYYSMNPNITAGYMCDENGVWTNSEMGKRFPVCEPVCGRPSEPLPGIVKRIIGGRNAEPGFFPWQVLVVVEDMSRVPENKWFGSGALLSDYWVLTAAHVLKSQRRDNTVIPVSKDHVTIYLGLHDVKNKDDAITRTIEKIILHESFDPQTYNHDIALVKLKEKVVMNQFIMPICLPELDHELDGPQPNTLGLVAGWGISNPNNTIDEVISSGMRTSSDVLQYVKLPVVLHAECKESYESRSGNYSVTENMFCAGYYEGGKDTCLGDSGGAFIIQDPESKRWVAQGLVSWGGPEECGSKQVYGVYTKVSNYVNWLDNKLKA